CCCCGTGTTGCGCCACACGGCCGCGAGGGTCTCCAGGACATAGGGATTGTCCGGCGCCATCCGCCGAGCCATCCGGGCCAGTGGCTTCGCGTCGGAGTAGCGCCCCGCCTGGACGTACTGCCAGGCCAGCTCCCCCGCCGACCACCAGTACGCGGGCGCCAGCGCATTCAAGCGCTGCAAGGCGGTCACATAGTCCGCCCCTTCCTGCATCTCCGCGGCGAGGCCGCCCGAGAAGTCCGCCCAGGCGGGACCACTCTCCGAGAAATGCTCGGCCCTGTGTCGTGCCTCGGCCAACGTCGGCTTCTGCCTCATGTGGTCGTTCGGGGACGACAGGACGAAGGTGAACGCATAGGTATGCGCGATGGGATGGCCCGCGAGCGTCACGGGGCGGAACCGGGTCTGCACAAGGTACTGGGCCAACGCATCGGCATAGGCCGTGTTGGGGGTCTCCACGACACGCATGTTCCGCATGGAGCCATCCGTATCGACTCGCCCCTGGATGACCACGAACTTGGGCCCCTGGGTCAGGAACAGCCCCGGCGGCGGATGAGGAAATCCCGGACCTTCGATACGTTCGGGCCGCCTGGCATTCAGTCGCAGGTAGTCGCAGGCCTCGAACCAATCCGAGGCACAGGCAACGGAGAGGGCGACGGACGCCTGACGCACCTGCGCTTCCGAGGGCGTGCCCTTCAGCAGGGCCACCGCCGACTCGAACTCGGCGCGTGCCTTGTCCGGCGGCAGGTCACCGTCGACCTTCGGATTGAACAGGGGCACATGCGCCGGAAGGATTCGGTCTGACGACTCATCCTCCGAGCCCAGGAGCTGGCCATGGACCTGGGAGAGACGACCATGACTCGCCGGGAGCGAGGGCACCCACTTGTGGGCACAGCCGGTGGTCCACGACAACGCGAGGAAGAGCAGGACGATTGATTGACGCATCCGCCGTCAACCTATCGCCTCCGGCAATCTCTATCCAGACGCCTCACGGATACGTCATGCTCAAGGTCACCTGTCCCCGCAGGTGGGTGAGCCCTTGCGCGGAGTAGCAGCCCGCCTCGATGTCGCTGCGCAGGAACGTCGCGGTGCGCACGGCGGTGGCGCCCTCGTACTTGCCGGACAGCACCGTGCCCGTCTGGGTGACGATGGTCGTCGCGCCCTCGATGGAGACCCGCGAGCGCCCCATCAGCAGCGTCGACGTCTCCGCCGTGTTCCACGTCACCACCTGACGCCCCACGCCCGCGCGCGCCAGGTCCGCGCAGGAGATGCCGCGCGCCATGCTCGGCCCTCCCGAGCCCGACGTCGCCGACTTCACCGCCGAACCCCAGAGCCCCACGCAGTCACGCATCCTCGCGGAGAACGACACCTCGCTGTCCCCCGGCGTCGCCTTCACGCCGCGCGCGTAGCTCGCCTCGGCCTCGCCGCTGGAGCACGTGAGCAACAACCGCTCCCCCGTCCGGGGCCCCAGCACCGCGTCCCCCAGCTCCGGCCCCGCCAGCCGCCCCACGCCACCGCACGTCACCAACTCCGAGAACAGGACGAGCCCCACCGCCCTCATGCCCCACGTCATCAGCGCGCTCATGCGGACGCCTCCGGTCGCGACCCGTCCGGAGAGCGGGCCCACCACGAGCCCACCCCTGTCCCGTGACGACGCACGCGCGCGGCCCGCGGCGCCATCCACGACAGACGTCCCCCTCGGCCGTCCGCCGGTATCGCGTTCACCCCGGAAATAGAGGAATGCGTGGCCAGCGCCCATCCGCGTTTCGCGGCGGCTCGCACTGCCGGACGCTCACACCACCCCGGGAGACGAGCCCGTGTGCGCCACCCTCCACCCGGGCTGTCCGACGCCAACGTGCGGGTCGGCGCGGCGACCACCCCGCCCCACCGCGCTCACTTCCAGGGGTTGGCGAAGCGCGCGTCCCGGGTGAACTCCAGGTCCGTGAGGCTCTTCAGGAACGCGACCAGGTCCGCGCGCTCCGACTCCGACAGTTCGAACGGCCGCACCAGCGGGTCCTTGTTGGGGTTGGCGCGCCCGTCTCCCGCGAACGGCCCCTCCACCACGTTGCGCCCACCGGCCATGTAGTGGTCGATGACGGCCTCCAGCGTGGGGATGCTGCCGTCGTGCATGTACGGCGCCGTCAGCTCCACGTTGCGCAGCTGCGGCACCCGGAAGCGCCCCTGGTCCGTCGCCTGCTGGGTGAATTCGAACAGGCCCGTGTTGTCCGGCGGGTACGCGCCGCGCCCGTCCACGTCGTACAGGCCCGTGTTGAAGAACTGCATGTTGGGGAAGCTCGAGTCCTTCGAGCGGAACGAGTTCGACAGGTGCCGCCCGCTGTGACAGTGGTAGCACTCCGCCCGCTCCCCGAAGAACAGCTCCATGCCCCGCTTCGCCTCGGGGGACAGCGCCGCGCTGTCGCCCTGGAGGTAGCGGTCGTAGGGCGCGCTCCCCGACAGCAGCGTGCGCTGGAACGACGCCAGCGCCTTCACGATGGAGCCCTTGCTCACCGGGTCCGCGGCTCCGGGGAAGGCGGCCTGGAAGAGCGCCGGGTACTTCGGGTCGTCACGCAGCCGCTGGAGCACCTCGTCCAGCTCGAGCGCGCCCAGCTCCGTGGGGTGCTCGTTGAACAGCGGCACCAGGACCTGCTCCTCCAGCGTCTCCAGCAGCGGGTTGGCCCAGGTGTACGTGCCCAGGTAGGCCACGTTCGCCAACCCCGGCGCGTTGCGCGCGACGGGGTCGCCCGTGGACCCCACCGGCGTGGCCTTCCCGTCCGAGAAGGCCCGCGCCTGCTCGTGACAGCTCTCGCACGACATGGTGCCGTTGCCCGACAACCGCTTGTCGTAGAAGAGGTGGCGCCCCAGCTCCACCTTCTCCACGGACATGAGGTTGTCCTCGGGCACGTAGGGCTCCGGGAAGCCCGTGGGCAGGCTCCATGCATAGGGCGGCGGAGGCTTCGCGCCCTCCCCGTCCCCGCCACAACCCGCCAGCACCAGCGCGCCCAGCAGGGCCGCCGTCGTCCATGCGCGGACCATCGTCATCACCTCGTCGTCACCGGACCCGGAAGAACGTCGCCGGCACCACGGCCTGGCGCCCGTCCGCGCCCAGGCCCACCTGCTCGAAGAGCGGCGGGCACTCCGGGTCGGTCGCGCTGGACATGCAGCCGGCCATCATGTCCGGCGCGTGGTTGACGTCCACCTTCGACAACAGCCCCGCCACGTCCAGCACCACCTGGTTCCGGTCCGGGTCGAAGTTGGCCAGGGTGATGGTCGTCTGGCTCTCCGTGGTGCACGTGAAGCCC
The genomic region above belongs to Myxococcus stipitatus and contains:
- a CDS encoding tetratricopeptide repeat protein; the encoded protein is MRQSIVLLFLALSWTTGCAHKWVPSLPASHGRLSQVHGQLLGSEDESSDRILPAHVPLFNPKVDGDLPPDKARAEFESAVALLKGTPSEAQVRQASVALSVACASDWFEACDYLRLNARRPERIEGPGFPHPPPGLFLTQGPKFVVIQGRVDTDGSMRNMRVVETPNTAYADALAQYLVQTRFRPVTLAGHPIAHTYAFTFVLSSPNDHMRQKPTLAEARHRAEHFSESGPAWADFSGGLAAEMQEGADYVTALQRLNALAPAYWWSAGELAWQYVQAGRYSDAKPLARMARRMAPDNPYVLETLAAVWRNTGRCAEALKEQETAVAKLHEQWPREERERFQRTLADYQRACQATAKTAPGAGTS
- a CDS encoding methanobactin export MATE transporter MbnM, with the protein product MVRAWTTAALLGALVLAGCGGDGEGAKPPPPYAWSLPTGFPEPYVPEDNLMSVEKVELGRHLFYDKRLSGNGTMSCESCHEQARAFSDGKATPVGSTGDPVARNAPGLANVAYLGTYTWANPLLETLEEQVLVPLFNEHPTELGALELDEVLQRLRDDPKYPALFQAAFPGAADPVSKGSIVKALASFQRTLLSGSAPYDRYLQGDSAALSPEAKRGMELFFGERAECYHCHSGRHLSNSFRSKDSSFPNMQFFNTGLYDVDGRGAYPPDNTGLFEFTQQATDQGRFRVPQLRNVELTAPYMHDGSIPTLEAVIDHYMAGGRNVVEGPFAGDGRANPNKDPLVRPFELSESERADLVAFLKSLTDLEFTRDARFANPWK